TCTtgcaaccagcgcctgtatacccgcacagtaaaattctggaccaacctgttggagccactgtttggcagcgtgcacaagggagtcataatcttcaaaccttgttccacgaagagagtctttcagtttcccaaagagatgatagtcacatggagccaggtcaggactgtaaggcgggtgtttcagtgttgtccatctgagttttgtgatcgcttccatggttttttgactgacatgtggctgtgcattgtcatgcttgcagatgtagtcgaacacgactcagtcgagcttgaagtttcttcagcgtcgtcacatatgcatcagaatttatggtggttccacttggcataatgtccacaagcaagagtcctttggaatcgaaaaacaccgtagccataacttttccagcagaaggtgtggttttgaatttttttttttccttgggtgaatttgcatgatgccgctccactgattgcctcttcgtctctggtgaaaaataatggagccatgtttcatcacctgtcacaatttgtCCAAGAAATTCacgtccaccattctcatactgttccaaaagttcgctgcatactgtttttcttgtttctttgtgagccactgtcaacctgggaacccacctggcacaaacccttttttaacgccaacacattcagtattctgcaaacacttccttcccctgtcccaacgtagtgtgacaattcgttcgctgtgatgcgtctgtcggcagtcaccaatttgttaactctctgcacattgtctggactgtgtgcagtacgaggcatgccgctgcgaggacaatcctcaatattgccgtgcccgctttcatcacataacctgcttgcccaccgactaactgtactgtgatcgacagcagcatatccatacacctttttcaacctcttgtggatgttttccactgtctcgttttcacagcacaggaattctacgacagcacattgcttctgatgaaagtcaagtgtagcagccatcttgaagacatgctctgacggtgccactcacgggaacaagttgaactatgtttgaaaacaagcgggaaggttgtatctacacactgtaaaactttcacacatgctgaataaaaactgtatttttagaaaaacagtgtgcatttcttttggagtaacccttgTGTAATTCTGAGGAGAGCACAGCATTTTAAGTATCAATCTGAAATGTTGCAGCCAATTCTTGTCTTTTCCTGAAGGTGAACTGTTGATTGATTATGTTTCATTATGACAAATCACGAACTGCAAGTATGAGGAGAAGGACCAATAATGCTGCAGAAGTTTATATGCAATGACCTTCAAGAAGTTTCATTCCACACACCTATTTTATTGCCCAAAGGAAATATGTATAAGCTGAGGCTTTACATTTTTATTAGTGTaagtgaaaggaacagagactgcaATACGAAATCAGATGCTATCTGGATACATTGTAAAGGTTGTGATGATTCGCTGAGGATAGATGTCGTAGATGTCATTCAAGCAGCAAAACAGACAAGCAAGTTCTTGTGTCAGTTATCTTTATACAGAAAAAGAGACAAAAGAAGGAAAAGATTCTGCCATGAGATGATAAACAGAAAGATAAGCATATAAAATTTAAACTGAGGTCTTTATCATCATTCTTAATATTACCAATTTGACTGATGGGTAAAACAGGTAAAAATGTGAGACTCTTATCTAGAATTTTTATTGAAACCAACTCTAGTGTCCAATATATGGTCCTTAGGTATGATCTGGTCTACAAGAAACTTGCAAAGATAAAACTTTTCTTAGATTACTGTGCACAACTGTCAAGTATTTTgaaaaaagcatattcacatcatCAACTGTATAGTTTTACCCTACTGGTTTCAGTCATAACAACCATCTTCATAGCAGAAAAACAGTATACATCAACAGATCAAGCACACGTCACACTTGACGAAAACATGTTTTTGATCAACTGATGTACACTATTTTTTTCCTGTGAAGATGGTTGTTACAAGAGAAAGCAGCAGAGAATAAATATACAATTGCACAGCTAATGTCACAGATATGCTTTTTCAAAAAACTTGCAAAAACAATATGAGAACTGGTTTCAAAGGACAAAAATATGTACTGTGTGCATCAATAATTTTTCCCTGGTGCTCTTTGTAGGTTTCTTAATGGGTATGCAGCTAATATTGCCACAACCtgtttccttttttcctgcttcaggaGTGTCAAAtgcagtgagacaaaatttttGGAAGCTCTGTAATCAATGTTCACTTctgctattcacaagggatttcagatcaattccgtatttctggaaggcttttgacactgtaccacacaagcggctcatagtgaaattgcatgcttatggaatattgtctcagttatgtgactggatttgtgatttcctgtcagagttcatagtaactgacagaaagtcatcgagtaaaacagaaggatttctggcgttccccaaggtagtgttataggccctttgctgttcctaatctatattaacgattttggagacaatctgagcagccatcttcagttgtttgcagatgatgttgtcgtttatcgactaatagtcatcagaagatcaaaacaaactgcaaaatgatttagaaaagatatctgaatgatgcaaaaagtggcagttgaccctaaataatgaaaagtgtgagctcatccacatgagtgctaaaaggaacgtgttaaacttcggttacacaataaatcagtctaatctaaaagccgtaaattcaactaaatacctatgtattacaattacgaacaacttaaattggaaggaacacagaaaatgttgtggggaaggctaaccaaagactgcattttattggcaggacacttagaaaatgtaacagacctactaaggagactgcctacactacacttgtctgtcctcttttagaatactgctgcgcggtgtggaatccttaccagataggactgacggagtacatcgaaaaacttcaaagaaaggcagcatctttaatattatcgtgaaatatgggagagagagtcacagaaatgatacaggatttgggctggaaataattaaaagaaaggcatttttcattgctatggaatcttctaatgaaattcaaatcaccaactttctcctccgaataagaaaatattttgttgacacgaacctacatagggaggaatgatcaccaagataaaataagggaaatcagtgcttgtacaggaagaaataggtgttcattctttctgcgcactatacaagattggaataatagagaattgtgaaggtggttcaatgaaccctctgccaggcacttgaatgtgatttgcaggtatccatgtagatgtagatttattctTCAAATAGTAGCCATATTTTCAGGTAATTCTCACGAGCCATTCAGTGTCCATGCAATGTcagtgcataaataaaaatttatgtttcaACAATAAAGGCCTGGACTTCCCAAAATTTGTGTTTCCAAACTCACTATTCTTAGTTGCCAATACCACCAACGAAAGCTACTTGTTTTCCAAAATGCAAGAGAGGAACAATACTGAAATTACTTCCCGTTTCACATTTAGCTAGAGAAATGATGATAAAGAGACATACATACTAAAACTGAGAGCTTAAAAAACTGGATGTTGATGGCTTCATTCAACAAATTTCATTCAGCTGCCATATATTCACATAGAAAACATGTATCAAACTTGTGCATAAATATAAACCATTCATACATAATAAATATTATTCATTTTAGGTTATCAATACTTTCCTAAAGAAGTAAATAATAACAAAGAAGCAAAGGCACCTAGCTTAAGCAACTATAATGTTATTATGCTTTTGCTTACCACTTTTCGGATGTGGAGAAAAGCTTTACTCTCTGAATCACCCCGAATATTTTCTAATTTATATGGTGGAGTGATGGTTATTTGCTCAAACACCAAAATATTGGGGCCTTGCCAGGTAACATCCTTAATTCTGAAAATATATCCAAAAAGCTGTATTAAACACTTTATTTAACAAAATTTTCTGCAAATACATGAGTTAAATATGCTGGGCAAAGCTAAATTATTCCATGAAACACAACAGTAACTTCAGTCAACATCTGAGAGATCAAAAATAAAATCACCTGATACACTGGAAACAGACAAAACTGTACAAAGTATGTAATGAATATTGCCAGACATTAATGCCCCACCGGCCCACCAGTACACATTCAAATAAGAATGTGTAATGTCTTGCTTGTAGAGTTTCCCAATGTACTTTGTGGAATACTTCTGTGACAGTGTTACTAAtacaaataataatgtaaaatatgCAGCAAAAAAGGCAAACAGCGAAGCAGGAaagagatttgtgcccttcagacaCATCTGTAGGCAGTCTGGAGAGAGCTAGTGATGACAAGAAAAGGCAATGATGAGAATGAATGGTTCGCACTTGGCAGGAAGGCTATTAACAACAGGATCCAGCTGCCCGTTGAAGGGAAACAAGTCTCAAGATGGCGTAGGACCAGGAAATGTGCAGTGCACATTGCCCATGCGTAGGTATCAGTAGGAACTGGTAAATTTTGTACAAGGTCACTTATCTGTTATTACGGAGAAGTTGCAACAATATTTTCCAACACGTAgtataattgatgatgatgatgatgatgacgatgactaatggtttgtggggcactcaacagcaTGGTTATCAgcatccgtacaaattcccaacctttgctcagtccaatatcgccactttcatgaatgatgatgaaatgatgaggacaagtgaacacaaaaacacatacacacacacacatgctgtaaacaataatgccaccccaaaccaaaGATGACTAATGTCAGATGTTATCAATATTGAAAATTAATAGGCACAAGATGAAATATCATTAACTCCATCCCTCTGACAATGGAGAGAGCAGAATTCCACAGAGAATAAGCAAGAGAAACCTCCATCTCTATGTATAAaatcacttgctaatttaatttccccccatgaaccatggaccttgccagtggtggggaggcttgcgtgcctcagcgatacagatagccgtaccgtaggtgcaaccacaacggaggggtatctgttgagagcccagacaaatgtgcggttcctgaagaggagcagcagcctttcagtagttgcgggggcaagtctggatgattgactaatctggccttgtaacactaaccaaaatggtcttgctgtgctggtactgcaaatggctgaaagcaaggggaaactacgcccATAATTTTTCACGAAGGCAcccagctttactgtacggttaaatgatgatggcatcctcttgggtaaaatattccggaggtaaaatagcccccattcggatctccgggcggggactattcaggaggacgttgttatcaggagaaagaaaactggtgttctatggatcgcagcgtggaatgtcagatccattacgggcaggtaggttagaaaatttaaaaagggaagtggataggttaaagttggatatagtgggaattagtgaagttcggtggcaggaggaacaagacttttggtcaggtgaatacagggttataaatacaaaatacaatagggataatgcaggagtaggtttaataatgaataggaaaataggaatgagggtaagctactacaaacagcacagtgaatgcattattttggccaatatagatacgaagcccacacctaccacaatagtacaagtttatatgccaactagctctgcagttgacgaagaaattgatgaaatgtatgaagagataaaagaaattattcagatagtgaagggaaacgaaaatttaatagtcgtggttgactggaattcgttgtaggagaagggagagaaggaaacatagtaggtgaatatggattggggctaagaaatgaaagaggaagccgcctggtagaatgaccataacttaatcatagctaacacttggttcaagaatcataaaagaaggttgtatacatggaagaagcctggagatactggaaggtatcagatagattatataagcaaagaagggaaagcagaaaggtggaaggagtatatagagggtctatacaaggccgatgtacctgaggacaatatcatggaaatggaagaggatgtagatgaagatgaaatgcgagatatgatactgcgtgaagagtttgacagagcactgaaagacccgagtcgaaacaaggcccccggagtagacaacattccattggaactactgacggccttgggagagccagtcctgacaaaactctaccatctggtgagcaagatgtatgaaacaggcgaaataccctcagacttcaagaagaatataataattccaatcccaaagaaagcaggtattgacagatgtgaaaattaccgaacgatcagtttaataagccacagctgcaaaatactaacacgaattctttacagatgaatggaaaaactagtagaagccgacctcggggaagatcagtttgggttccatagaaatactggaacacgtgagacaatactgaccttacgacttacctcagaaaatagattaaggaaaggcaaacctttgtttcttagagaaatcttttgacaatgttgagtggaatgttctctttcaaattctgaaggtggcaggggtaaaatacagggagcgaaatgctatttgcaatttgtacagtcCCAAGGCCATAGAACAGTGGTTGTGTTTCACCATGGTTTagagatgaagcccactttcatttggatgggttcatcaataagcaaaattggagcatttggggactgagaacctgcattttgtcaccaagaagtctcttcacctgaatgagtgactgtgtggtgtgcaatgtccaatcacgtAATAATATGTGTgagattccttgatggcacagtgactaccgaacgggacAAGAAGGTTCTGGAATACgatttcatacccattatccaaagtgaccatgattttgacaagatgtggttcatgcaaggcggagcttgaacccattgaagcaggagagtgtttgaggtcctggaggagcactttagggaccacattctggctcttgggtacctaagggccactggcatgggcctttaTGGgatgccatattctccagatctaaacACATACAACTtctttttgtagggctatattaaagcaatgtgtacagcaataaccacaaaactactgctgagctgaaaacagccattcaggaggtcatcaacagcatcaatggtttgacacttcagcgggtcatgcagaatttcgctatgcatctgtgccacatcatcgcaaaTGATGGCAGGCAGataaaacatgtcataacctaaatccgaatatctgtagtgatgtttacatgttgaataaagggtCTGCATGCTGCTGTAGTctgtaattaatttacttttttttcatatagttcaataactgtaacCCTGTACACATTAACAGAAACTCAGGTGCCACAATACACACAAAGCCATTAGGTGACAATTTTGTATATTATCACCTTCATGGAAGACTTCCATGTCCTTATTTCTTTCAATGAATCACAATCTGCTATTTGCCATGCCCACAATTATATTGTCTCTCTGCACTAAATCCTTCTCAATCAGTGCCTTACATATGATGGGTAAGACAATATCCCATGATAGATCAGTGATCTAGTTGTCAACAATGTCAGATGTTTTTGCCCATTTAGGCTGCGGAGAAATATTTGTCTATAGCACAGCCTGAGATCTATGTTTGCTCCCTATCTGATAAACTGTGAGGTAAATTCAGAAAGCTTTTTTACTTAACAGACAAAGTTCCAACAGATATTTTGGTGCACATTATCTAAAAATATTGTACATCAAATATGAAAAATGCAAGACAGCTGGGTTTTGGGTGGGGATGTCACTATGTAGCTCTCATTGCGATAGCTACTTATAAAATTTGAGGTACTGGTGAATTTCTCTCGTTTTAATCATTTAATTAAAGGATACCAGCGATCAAAATTATTCAGTGTTGCAAATACTACATTTGGTGTATTCTAAGATCTCCATCCTAACACAGCTTgattattttaaacttttaaaaaatgaagatagcTCATCATTAGTACTTAAATATTCATCTTATACTTCTATttactggactttccattgtttcattttataCTTCTAAAACTTACGTCCTTGAGATTGCCAGAAAAAGTTTTTGTCCCTCTGGAGATACACCTGCTGCTAGTGATGCTACAAGCCTTCTCTTCTCTTCTATCTGCTTCCGTACCCTCGAATTTAGCTAGGTAAAATCACATATTTGAGTACTGATGATCCAGTGTGAAAAGCAGCTTAAAACAGTATGTATCAATTTAAGCCATATTTAGAATATTAAACAAaccaaattttagtttattaatagaagAAAAAAGGTACTTCTGTAATTAGATACTTGTTTTCATTCAACAAGCTGTAAAAATATAGTTATATTAATTTAACAAAAACACTTACTCTTTGCAAATTAAGTGAAGCTGGAGCTTCTGGTACTGAGTTCACTTCTTTCTTCACTTGAACATCACTGACAAGAGCCAAGTTCACAATATGAACATCATTCAATGACGCACGTCCACTTGAAGCAGGACATTCTAAATACTGTGTTAAGGAAAACTAAAACTGTTTAGTATAAAATTAACTGGGTTTGCATGCTCATCTATAATGTATATTCTACTGAAATTTACCTACATTTCTTTCATGTGACATTTTACATGGTTAAAGTGCAATTACGGTGTTAGCAGCTCTTGTGTGATGTTCTGATGGCAATTCACCGACGCTGGTCATAGTCAATCAGGTGATAGTATACACTAGTCAATAAGAATCGTTGAATCTAATGATTCCGTTCGACAGAAGATATGAGTTGATTACATCTGTTTCTGATATGGAGGGTGCCAGAACACTGATCTGGTTATTATACATGTTAAAGTTGGTTacttattttcatattttattgctgATTGGAAGAAAACTAGATGAGCTGGGACAACTGACACGTAATGAAGCCTGAGGCCTGcgttaggttggaatgtgacagtttggttgGGAGATGGCACAGCCAACAAATCTCAACATAAAAATACTACTGCCATAACAAAATGATGAGTAGTACAGCCGCAAGACATACATTCATCATTGCAATACTTACCTGTACGTCTTATTTGCAATTTTACCAAAAATTTCAACAAACTGGTTAAATTGTAACCTAATGGAACACAACACCAGCTAAATTTATTTACAAACCACAGGAAATTGTGAAGGTGCATTCTGATTGGCTACCGACAACCACCTCACAATTCACTGTATTCAGTTCCCATTGTTCAACATGCATGATGTTACAAACATTGGCACATGATGCAATATCTTTTGACACCCTATTTTCACTTTTGGCATTCAAACAACTTTTGTTCCAAAAGGAAAATTCAAAGAAGAAAACTAATATCATGGGGAGAAAGAATGTGTGGGCAGGTAAATTCTAAAAAATCAAGCGTACTGCTACTTTATGACACagtgaaaacaaaagtaatattaTTAAATGCACAGcccaaaattttttatataaatttatccTCTGTACTGTTGATACTACGCATCACAGTCTTTATGCTCCATTTGTAATAGCTGGCCGCTGTTgccaagccgttctaggcacttcagtccggaaccgcgctgctgctacggtcgcaggttcaaatcctgcctcgggaatggatgtgtgtgatgtctttaggttagttaggtttaagtagttctaagtctaggggactgatgacctcagatgttaagtcccatagtgctcagagccatttgaaccatttgtaataaataaaaaagttagctAACTAACAATACATTTATCATTATTTGTTggccctttcttttcttttcttttttccttcctctCTTTTAATTTTACTTTGACGCCTATGCTCTtatcttatttcaaaattttttctcacttcacattttattttgtatttctaaatCTTAATACTAAATGTACATATTTCTAATCACTACGTTATTGCCTACATCACCTGCAGAATGTTTAACAGCGGTTTCATTTCCACATCACTGTTTACTGACCTAATCACAGCATGAACAGAAACTAACCCTCAATCTGAAGATAAACAGCAATATTCGATATAAGTCACCATCGCTGACAACTGCCGTAGGAAACACGCGAAGAATGCCATAAACAACATGGTGATTACAATGCGATATTGGTGGAAATTTTTTCAAATGGGCTAAGCTACTGATGAGTCAGCCCCCTCCATATTGGCTTTGTCAAGTAACAACAAAACTGTGAATATAAACAACCAAAAAGTGATGTcacagcagccattaacattatGTCAGTGATCACAGATGATAACTCTTATCAAATTCCTCAACCCCAATCCACCTTACAAAGAATAAAATACTTATAATGGCTGAATGAGGTTGTCAGTGTCACATAGATAACTGAGAAGGATACAGACTACTATTATGAAACGAGAAAAGCaattgtattttaaaaaatattacagtgtGTCCGAGATGCAAACTGATATGTAACAAGTTAATTCAGGGTGGGGGGGTATTGCACCCACACTCAGGACCTTTCTGttcaacaaaataaatgtaagtgtGGCTGTATGAGCACTGCTGATTTGGGTTGTTTGATACCCATGTATATTTTTTTCTGACGAAATTGTTGATAATAATCAATAACATTTTGTCAGAAGACACTCACGTTAAGATTCAAAGGATTGGTGAAATGGTAGGCAAGTTATATAATTGGATAACTTATATTCTGATTTAACTTCtgcacattataaaaaaaaaattgcgtacacATTGGGTGTTTACCTTTGAGGAATCTGCAAACTCAGGTTTTAAAAAGTTGAAGCACAAATGTTGGCACTTAATAGTGAAATACTTGTTATGTCAGCAATGAGCTATCGTGTACAATCTCTTCACCTATTACACGCATTCTCAGATGTATATGCTACATGTTCTGTGTAATATGCCTTTGAGTACTGCTGAGAACACATTAAATATTATGAAAGATATGTTCctgaaaagaaggttgtatacctggaagaatcctggagatactaaaaggtatcagatagattatataatggtaagacagagattcaggaaccaggttttaaattgtaagacatttccaggggcagatgtggactctgaccaccatctattggttatgaactgtagattaaaactgaagaatttgcaaaaaggtgggaatttaaggagatgggacctggataaactgaaagaaccagagtttgttacagagtttcagggagagcataaggaaacaattgacaggaatgggggaaagaaatacagtagaagaagaatgggtagctttgagggatgaagtagtgaaggcagcagaggatcaagtaggtaaaaagacgagggctagtagaaatccttgggtaacagaagaaatattgaatttaattgatgaaaggagaaaatataaaaatgcagtaaatgaagcaggcaaaaaggaatacaaacgtctcaaaaatgagatcgacacgaagtgtaaaatggctaagcagggacggctagaggacgaatgtaaggatgtagaggcttatctcactaggggtaagataaatactgcctacaggaaaattagagagacctttggagataagagaaccacttgtatggacatcaagagctcagatggaaacccagttctcagcaaagaagggaaagcagaaaggtggaaggagtatatacagggtctatacaagggcgatgtacttgaggacaatattatggaaatggaagaggatgtagatgaagacaaaatgggagataagatactgcgtgaagagtttgacagagcactgaaagacctgagtcgaaacaaggccccgggagtagacaacattccattagaactactgatggcctcaggagagccagtcatgacaaaactctaccatctggtgagcacgatgtatgagacaggtgaaataccctcagacttcaagaagaatataataattccaatcccaaagaaagcaggtgttgacagatgtgaaaattaccgaactatcagtttaataagtcacagctgcaaaatactaatgcgaattctttacagacaaatggaaaaactggtagaaggcgacctcggggaagatcagtttggattccgtagaattttggaacacgtgaggcaatactgaccttacgacttatcttagaagaaagattaagaaaaggcaaacctacgtttctagcatttgtagacttagagaaagcttttgacaatgttaactggaatactctctttcaaattctgaaggtggcaggggtaaaatacagggagcgaaaggctatttacagtttgtacagaaaccagatggcagttataagagtcgagtggcatgaaagggaagcagcggttgggaaaggagtaagacagggttgtagcctctccccgatgttattcaatctgtatattgagcaagcagtaaaggaaacaaaagaaaaatttggagtaggtattaaaattcatggagaagaagtaaaaactttgaggtttgccgatgacattgtaattctgtcagagacagcaaaggacttggaagagcagttgaacggaatggacagtgtcttgaaaggaagatgtaagatgaacatcaacaaaagcaaaatgaggataatggaatgtagtcaaattaggtcgggtgatgctgagggaattagattaggaaatgagacacttaaagtagtaaaggagttttgctatttagggagtaaaataaccgatgatggtcgaagtacagaggatataaaatgtagactggcaatggcaaggaaagcgtttctcaagaagagaaatttgttaacattgagtataggtttaagtgtcaggaagtcgtttctgaaagtatttgtatggaatgtagccatgtatggaagtgaaacatggacgataactagtttggacaagaagagaatagaagcttttgaaatgtggtgctacagaagaatgctgaagataaggtgggtagaacacgtaactaatgaggaggtattgaataggattg
This genomic interval from Schistocerca cancellata isolate TAMUIC-IGC-003103 chromosome 3, iqSchCanc2.1, whole genome shotgun sequence contains the following:
- the LOC126177079 gene encoding protein LSM12 homolog, producing the protein MRQNMAGVNEWFGIGSIVVCKTCYNKEIEGEVLAFDPTTKMLILKCPASSGRASLNDVHIVNLALVSDVQVKKEVNSVPEAPASLNLQRLNSRVRKQIEEKRRLVASLAAGVSPEGQKLFLAISRTIKDVTWQGPNILVFEQITITPPYKLENIRGDSESKAFLHIRKVMEKHAKDQAAVAAAEAAGAHSSPQ